DNA sequence from the Patescibacteria group bacterium genome:
TTTGCCGCTCATCACGGACGACAACGCGGTCGAGATCAAAACTGAAGATCTCCGCGTCGATACTTTTTGCGCGAGTGGCGCGGGCGGTCAGCATGTGAATCGCACGGAATCTGCCGTGCGCCTCACGCACCTGCCAACCGGCATCGTCGTGAGCTGTCAGAATGAAAGGAGCCAACACCAAAACAAAGAATGCGCGCTCGAAATCCTGCGCAGCAAATTGGCGGAGCGGAAAATCGAAGAGCGCGAAGCGGAGGAAGCGCAACTGCGCGGGAAAAATTTGAAAGCGGATTTCGGCGGCGACACGATTCGCAGCTATGTTTTGGACGACAAAAGAGTGAAAGACGCGCGCACCGGCTGCGAGACGCACGACCCGGAGAAAGTTTTGGACGGCGAAATCGAGGAATTTTTGCGAGCTTATTTAATTTGGCGGAAATGATTTTGAAGATTGAAACCGGCGAGCAGAATCCGATTTTGCGGCAGAAATCCGTGGCGGTTTCGCAGATCGATAAAAAGCTAAAGAAATTTCTGAAAGCGATGGCCGAGACGATGCTCGCGAAAGATGGTGTCGGACTCGCCGCGCCGCAGGTCGGCGTGAATGAGCGCATCGTCGTCTTGAATTTACGGATTGATAAAAAGAAGTGGCAGACGGTCGCGCTCGTAAATCCGGTAATTCTCGATGCGAGCGTCGCGACGATTTGCGACGACGAAGGCTGCCTCTCACTGCCGGGCGTCGTCGGCGAAGTCGAGCGCTTCGCGACAGCGACGGTGAAATTTCTGGACGAGAATGGTGCGACGAGAATTCTCGAGCTCGAAGGGCTAAATGCGAGAGCGATTCAGCACGAAATCGACCACCTCGACGGCATGCTCTTCATCGACCGCGCCACGAAAATCCGGAAGGACAAATGAATTTACTTACGCGAATCTCGAAACTGCTTTTAGACTTGAGCGGCGAAAAATTTTCGAATTTTCAAGTCTCGTAATTTACGAAATAATTTTGAGGCTCCAACCTATCCGCACTGAAACTTCAAGCGTTTTAGTTTTTTACCATCGTTAACCCACCACCTAGGTGGTGGGTTAACTTGTTTGTAGATTCCGTAAATTTGAAAATTCGTTCAGCGCAAAGTCGTGGAATTGGCGCTCTCCGCATTACTCGGCTCGGACTCGTCTTTGACTGCTTCAGTTCCAATTTCTGGAGTTTCGAGAAGCACCGCGCTTTCGCCACGAAACAAAATCGGCGGCTGAAGCAGATCCTGCTGCTCGAGAATTTCGGCGACGAGCGGAACGACGACTGATTTTTGATAAATGTTGGGATTCTGGGAAATGACGGGAAAACGCAGTGCTGGCAGAATCAATTCCTCATTCGCGCCGTTGGCATAATTCCAGTATTTCAGCAGAATTTGCTCTGGCTGACCAAGCTCGATCTCGACGACATTCGCGCCCTCAGACAAATAACCGCCCCACCACAAACCGCCTCGTTCGAGAAATTTGCGGAAGAGTGCTTCGTCAGTGACTGCCGCGTATTGCGAAGATTCGTAATCTTGCGTGGCAAGTCCGTACAGATTCGTCGCGCGACCACTGCGCTGATCGACATTCACACTGAGACCCTCTTTATCCCCGCTTGAATTGTAGACAAATTTATTTTCCACTTGGAGCGGGTAAATGACGGTAGCGGATTCAGGAAAATAAAAATCGCTCTCGGCTCCCGTGAAGCGCGCCAATTCGCTTTGCCAAGCATAGCCAATCTCAGGCGCACCGTAGTTTTTCAAATTCACCTTGAACTGGCTGATGAGCTCATGAGCCGCGGCGAGAATTTGTGCATCCGGCAACATATCCGCGCGACCAAGTCGCAGGCTTTCGTAGCAATCCGGCGCAGTACAATCAAGATAAGGATTCGGCCATTTGAGTGAATTTTGATTGAGCGAAACACTGCCATCTTCGAAATTGACGAACGCCGCATAACCAAAATCACGATTCTCGACGATGTTGTAATTTTGGACTTGAGCATCTTGCAGTGTGCTCAGGTCGAGCAAACCAAAGTCGAATTTGGCGAGCGAATTCGCGAGACTCGCCGTCGCCGCGGAATTCTTAACGCGACGAAGCACTTCGACTTCACCGCCCGGCAAATTGAGCGTGCCTCTGTACACATATTTGTAGGTCTCGAAATCGGGCGCGATTTTGGAATCAGCTGTCAGCGCTGCCCCGCCACCACCGCGACCAGCAACTGGCACTGCACCCGTGCCACCAGCGAGTGAACCGAACGCGCGCGGAGCGACTGATTGAACTGTGAATTTTGCGACTGAATCGCTTGAGGAAATAACACGGTCGTAATTTTGAACGCCAAATAAAACGGCAAGCGCGACCGCTGCTCCCGCGAGGGAGTAGAAAAATTTTTGCATTCTGAAGGGATTAAAAGATAATTTAGGTGGAGGGCTTTTGAATTGCCGAGCGCGCGCTAGCAACTCATTTTTTAGCCTTTTTTTGAAACTCGCATCAATCTCTGAGTGCGGCTTCGCCGCGAGCATTTTTTGCGCCAGTACGCGAATTTCTTTTTCGATCTTCGCGAACTCAGGATCGAGTGAAATCAAGTCGGCAACAATTTCATCAAGAATTTTGGACATTTCAGAAAGTTAAAGGGAACAATAAGAGCGCGACGACGATTTCTTTTTTTAGGCTTTTGAGCCCACGCGCGAAATCCATTTTGACCGCCGCCTCAGATTTACCGAGCACTTCAGCGATTTCGCGAAACTTCAGCCCTTCCCAAATCCGCAGCAAAATTATTTCGCGCTGGCGCGGCGAGATCTTTCGCAAGGCCGCGCGAATCTCCGTGAACTCTGCTTGAGAATCGAACTCAGCCGAGACATCGGTCTCGCTCGCGAGATCAAAAACATCGTCAATGTTTTTGGAGTCTTTTTTCGTACGGTAAAAATCGATAACTGAGTTGCGCGCGATGGCATAAATCCAGGAATTGAAACTGCCCTTATGCGAATCGAAAGAACGGATTTTTTCCAACGCGCGCGTGAAAGTTTGCGAAGTGAGATCCTCCGCTGTCTCACGATGAAAAGTTTTGTAAAAAATGAAGGCGTAAATTTTTTGCGCAAAAAGCTCGTAGATTTCCGCAAAAAGCTCCAGCTCCCCTTTTTGAATACGCGCGATAAGTTCGATTTCGACAGTCTGCATCTGAATTTATTACGCCGGAAATCCGAAAAGGTAACTTAACCGAAGAGCAAAATCCCCACGACGACCGCGCCATTCGCGAGAATCCAAAGCAAATACATGCGCGCAATCATCTTCTCGTGGTGGACGAGACCGTAGGCGAAAATTGGGAAATTGAAAGCCAAGTAACTTCCCCAGGAAATCAACGAAAGACCTTCGGCGTCTTGGAGCGCGTAAATTTTGTAAATCTGCGGCAGCGTGAAAATCGGTCCGAGCACCGAGGCGACCAGCACGATGCGGTCGAGGATGCGCACTCCTTTTTCGGAAAGCAGCGGTCGCGGTGACTTGGTTAAATTTTTGCGGCGGCGGAGATGGTACAGCGGATGGGCAGACATCGAAAAAATTTTACGACGATTATCGGATTTTGCGAAATAGGGATTTGGATTTGAAAAAAATTCGAATCAATCTCGACCACCTGAGCGCGCCAACTTCATGATTATTTCAATCGAGAAATTTTATTTCTTCCTTTCACCAAACCAACAATGCCCGCAATAATCACCAGTAAGCCAAGCAGCTGACAGCCAGGACTGTCATCAAATCCGCCATAAATAAACAAAAAAGCGCCAACCAAGACTGCGAGAATGCAATATAAAATCTTAATTTTTCCCATGTGCTAATTTTAAGCGAAAATTTTTTCGAATGTCTGTTTTTATGAATTGGCGGAGAGGGAGGGATTCGAACCCTCGCGCGAGCTTGCGCCCGCCTACAGCTTTAGCAAAGCCGCCTCTTCAACCACTTGAGTACCTCTCCGCGAGGGTGGCAGCTCACGGATTTTGCCGAAAAATCGCCGACTAAGCAATCTTCTAAGGCTTTAATTTTTTGCTTGAAGATCGGGCGGTTGTACGATTTTATTTTTTTTAAAAAAAATTGCCAAAGTGAAACCACTCACGATCAAACCAGTCCAAAAACCAAAACCCAAATAATCAAAACTAAAGTTCGACTGCAGCAACCAAAGCAAGGGACCGGCCAACATCGCCATCGCCAAGTATTTTTGCAATTCGAAAGTTTGGATTGGCAACTTCAGCTCCGCACCAAAGCGCGGCAACAACCAAAGTAAAACTAAAGCAGTCGAAGCCACGACCGTAA
Encoded proteins:
- the def gene encoding peptide deformylase, whose product is MILKIETGEQNPILRQKSVAVSQIDKKLKKFLKAMAETMLAKDGVGLAAPQVGVNERIVVLNLRIDKKKWQTVALVNPVILDASVATICDDEGCLSLPGVVGEVERFATATVKFLDENGATRILELEGLNARAIQHEIDHLDGMLFIDRATKIRKDK
- a CDS encoding sigma-70 family RNA polymerase sigma factor; translation: MQTVEIELIARIQKGELELFAEIYELFAQKIYAFIFYKTFHRETAEDLTSQTFTRALEKIRSFDSHKGSFNSWIYAIARNSVIDFYRTKKDSKNIDDVFDLASETDVSAEFDSQAEFTEIRAALRKISPRQREIILLRIWEGLKFREIAEVLGKSEAAVKMDFARGLKSLKKEIVVALLLFPLTF
- a CDS encoding PQ-loop domain-containing transporter, which produces MSAHPLYHLRRRKNLTKSPRPLLSEKGVRILDRIVLVASVLGPIFTLPQIYKIYALQDAEGLSLISWGSYLAFNFPIFAYGLVHHEKMIARMYLLWILANGAVVVGILLFG